The sequence ACGGGATCATAGCCACCGGGATGCCAGGGATGGCAGCGACCCAGGCGACGCAGGGTCAGCCAGCCACCACGCAGGAGGCCATGATGTTCGATGGCCTCTTGCGCGTAGCAGGAACAGCTGGGGTGGAAGCGACAGTGGTTGGCCATCAAAGGGCTGATGGCGTAGCGGTAAAACTGGATCAGAAGAAGCGCCAGTTTACGC is a genomic window of Pseudomonas knackmussii B13 containing:
- the yidD gene encoding membrane protein insertion efficiency factor YidD, giving the protein MRKLALLLIQFYRYAISPLMANHCRFHPSCSCYAQEAIEHHGLLRGGWLTLRRLGRCHPWHPGGYDPVPPANSTPRPSSTAE